One Cydia splendana chromosome 23, ilCydSple1.2, whole genome shotgun sequence DNA window includes the following coding sequences:
- the LOC134801848 gene encoding uncharacterized protein LOC134801848, protein MIKMERLLVMLLVVVMVTPINSITIRQRLTQEDCDKMDIRKINNYYYVKGAPINLTGIPSDFSVHWRSGRVFFTLISDDYLTMRVQVLKGNEVKTIKMDVVGQSTTVDNYNDIVYVATDNGVYKYNVDGTLEHYTAAGEDVMYVAVSKDGVNMFIATWPQNRVQLIRNNGHTQETFSLIPNGHDLRVDTCNNVYFVAAKTSYVLQADNTIPIRIKGLPANNMTGIFVNRSDKVYAMDETGNMYKIDPDQAKATLLGSFHINGVNAFALDAFDNVLIGVHGAILKYNKMESSPCSVLMTLS, encoded by the exons ATGATCAAG ATGGAGCGACTTCTTGTCATGCTACTGGTGGTGGTGATGGTGACACCGATAAATTCAATCACGATAAGACAAAGACTGACTCAAGAGGACTGTGACAAAATGGATATACGGAAGATAAACAATTATTACTACGTGAAAGGTGCCCCGATCAACCTAACTGGGATACCTTCAGATTTCTCTGTGCACTGGCGATCCGGAAGAGTTTTCTTCACACTAATAAGTGACGATTATTTAACAATGAGAGTCCAAGTCTTAAAAGGCAATGAAGTAAAAACTATCAAAATGGATGTTGTCGGTCAATCAACCACTGTAGATAATTATAACGACATTGTTTACGTGGCTACTGATAATGGAGTGTATAAATATAATGTCGATGGCACACTTGAACATTACACAGCGGCTGGAGAAGATGTTATGTACGTCGCCGTTTCTAAAGATGGAGTGAACATGTTCATAGCCACATGGCCTCAGAATAGGGTCCAATTAATTCGCAACAACGGTCACACTCAGGAGACCTTCTCTTTAATACCTAACGGACATGATTTGAGAGTAGACACATGTAATAACGTGTATTTTGTGGCAGCTAAAACTTCTTACGTTTTGCAAGCAGATAACACTATACCTATTAGAATTAAAGGCTTGCCAGCGAATAATATGAcaggtatttttgtaaatagaTCAGATAAGGTATACGCTATGGATGAAACgggaaatatgtataaaattgatCCGGATCAGGCGAAAGCTACTCTCCTTGGCTCGTTTCACATTAATGGTGTAAACGCTTTTGCTTTGGACGCGTTTGATAATGTACTTATAGGTGTGCATGGcgccattttgaaatacaatAAGATGGAAAGTTCTCCGTGTAGTGTGCTGATGACGCTGAGTTAG